The bacterium region TTGCTCGCTCAGTTTCAGTAGATCGTCCGAGGGCTCGTCATTCGTGGCTGGCTTCTGAGTAGCCGCGTGATGGTCGAGCACCAGAGTAATCTGGCGCAGGATCGATTCGATCTCCGCATTGAGTACGCGTGGCCAGGTTTCTGGACAGCCGAGCAGGGCAACTCCCCGCGTCTGACCGTTGTGTCGCAGAGGGAATCCGTACACGCCGCCTTCGGAGCGCTGCCAGATTCGGGCTGGGGTTGTCGGAGTGCTCGTGCGGATCGGCTTTTCAGAGGCGTTGGTTTCCGCGAGAAACTCCGAAAGTGCTTCCCCGGCGGTCTGTGCATCCTGCGCGCAGGTGAAACCGGCCCAACCGCTGGGTTCTCGGGCGACGGCATCCATCTGATAGACCACGGCGAATCCTTGCAGCACAGCTGCGAGGTGTCGTGCGCCCGCCGCGAGTGCGGTCGGGAGCATTTCCGGAGAGGTGTAGAGGGCGAGGATCTCCACGAATCTAATTTCCTCTTTCAGAAATGGGCACTAGAATCTGTTCTCGTCGCCGATCTCAACTGCCTCGTCGAACGAAGAATCGCCCTCGAGAGCCAGCTTGGTCGCGAAGTCTTGCGGGTTTGATGCGGCATCCCGGGCTGTTTCGAGCCTCACCTTGTTGGCCTGGTACAACTGCAGGAGGTGCTGGTCGAAGGTCTGCATCTGCATATCGGACTGACCCTTTTCGATGAGATCGTGGATCTCGACAGCGCGATTCGGGTCGCGCATGCACTCGCGAATCGAACGAGTCGTGCGCATGATCTCGACGGCGGGAACCCGTCCCGTGCCGCGTTTATCGGGCAGAAGTCGCAGCGAGATGATCGCCTGGATGTTGTCGGCGAGGCGCTCTCGGACCTGCTGTTGTTCCTCTGGAGGGAAGAAGCTCGAGACACGGCGCAGGGTAGTGAGCACGTCGTTGGTATGAATCGACGAGAATACCGCGTGTCCGGTCTCGGCGGCCTTCAGTGCCGTGTCCACGGTCTCCGCATCGCGGATTTCGCCGACCATGATCACGTCGGGATCCTGGCGCAGAGCGGAGTGCAGTGCGTCGGGGAAGCTCGCAGTGTCGGTTTTGATCTCCCGCTGGGTGATGATCGCTTTCTCGTGCCGGAAGATGAACTCGACGGGATCTTCGATCGTTACGATCTTGCACTTGCGCCGGCGGTTGATCTCCTGGAGCATTGCGGCCAACGTCGTGCTCTTGCCCATGCCAGTAGCCCCGGTGACGAGTACGAGGCCTCGCTGCACCGTGGAGATCTCGAGCATGATCGACGGCAAGTTGAGTTCTTCGAAATCCTTGATGGTCAGCGGGATCACTCGCAGCACGATGTTATGGGCGCGGCGCTCTCGCGAAATATTGACGCGAAACCGGCCTTCGTTGGGAATCTCGTAGGCGAGGTCGATTTCGCTCTGGCCATCGAAGACTTTGCCGGGGTCGGCTTCAATCAAGTGGCGGGCAATGGCTTCAGTGTCGTCAGCTGTCAGGACCTTGTACTTCAATTCGACGAGTTCGCCGTTGAAGCGGTACAGAGGCAGATAGCCGACCTGGAAGTGGATGTCCGACGCACCCTTTTCGAAGCCAAGACTGAGGAGTCGATGCAGTCTTTCTCGATCCATGAGCGAAACCGTCCTTCGCGCGCAGGCCTGGGAAACCGGGTTTTCCGCTTTTTCGGCCTGTCGCCGGTCTGGCTTGATTCAAACCGACCATTCTCTGGCGTATAATCGGGGTCCAATGAGAGTGACTCTGATGCTACTTCTAGTCCTTGTTCCGCTTCCTGCGTGCGCGCAGGACGGTGCGACGGGTGCGAATCTGGAGACAGCGAAGGAAGAGCCCGCCATCGACTCCCGCGTGCCGGCTCCGGAAGGTGATGCGGCCCGCCAGGGTCGTGAATCGTCCGTGAAATCTGGCGTATCCGGAGGCTCCAAGCCGGCCGTCGGGTCTTCACCCGATGCACCCACGACACCCACGACCCGGCCATCCCTGGATCTGAATCGGCTCTTGCGTCCTCGGTTGCCGGTGGTCGCACCGGTTGTCGAGACACAACCCGGTGGCCGCGATCGCGAAACCTGGGAGCGCGAGTTCTCGCAGGCGCACCAGGAGGTAGCGGAACTGGAGGCCGTTCTCGAAGTATCGAAGACGCGCTTGCGCGAGAGTGCGACTGCGGATTGGGGCTACTCACCGACCGGCGGCTCGCTGCCGACCGATCCCGAAGTGCAGCGACTGCGCGCGCAACTCAAACGCGATCGACGCTCTCTCGAGACCGCTGAGCGCAGATTGCGAGAGTTGCAGATCGAGGCGTCGCTCGCTGGCGTTCCGGAGCACTGGCAAGAACCCAAACGTTGAGTTCTGGTTCCGAGTTGCGCATCGGCTCGAACCTTCCCTCCAGATGCGAACAGGGCTTCGCACTCGGTCATTGCGCACCACCGATGCCAGACGGCGCGAAGGGGGTTTGCGGCCACATCTGCCGTTGAGATTCGTTCGGCACGCGCCCTGCAAACCATACCGGCGTGCTCCAACTGCGCCAAATAGCCCTGTTTGCACCTCTGCTCTGCCTGATGGTGGGCTGTGGAACGACGTCTTCCCGGCCCGGGAAGGTCGAAGCGTGGTCCGGAGGCGAAACCCTCACGACAATCGTGAGCGAACTGCGCATCAACTTGCGCGAAGACCCGTACCGCTACCCGAGACCGGTCATGCGCGATGGCCGGGGGATCTTTCCCGTTCTGCTCTGGAAGCTCGACCGATTGAAGCGGCAACGAGAGCGCAAGGACGGCAACTGGGAGAACGTGGACCACGTCATCGAGTTCGCACGGGCTCGCATTTTCGAGCGTATGCGCCGCTACGCAGAGGCCGAGCAGGCTTACTCTCGCGTTGCCCAGTCGGGCTCGGTTCTGGCCGATCTCGCGGTTGATGACGCCACTGCCATGGTCGCCTTCGCCAGGCTCGGTAGACCGCTGGAGAGAAGTACCGGGAGCGAAACGAAACCCATCGGGATCGAGACGCGCATTGACGACTGGCGCTCTCTTGCTGCTCACTACCGCGGAAATCCGCGATCGGCTCTGGCCTGGGAAGAAGTCGAGGATTGGCAGACGCTGCGCGTCGACTGGTTCGCGCGCCGCGGCGAAACCGCTCTGGCGATTTTGGCCTGCCGACGACTGATCGAACACAACCCCGATTCCAAGCGCCATGCACAACACCTGATCCGGCTTGGAGATCTCTACGCGGATTCCGCGATGCGTTCCCGCCTGCACAAGCGCCCGTCATCAGGTCTCGAACGCGCGCAGGAGTACGAGAAGCTGCTCGACAAAGCGTTCGCCGCCTATGAACTCGCCGTCGACGATCGATCGCCGGGCCTGCGGCGGGAAGCGGAGACACGCATCGAAGCTCTGATCGCCTTCCACGAGGGGAGCAAAACACATGCACCCTAGTCGTGAAGAAGCCTTTCGAGTGGGCGTTCGCCTGGTCATCGTCGCACTTGTCGCAGGCTTGATCGTCCTGTTGTTCAATCCAGTCGCAAAGTCTGCAGAGGCCGAGGCACCGGCCGAGTACGAGACCTTGTTGCTGGAGACGCCCGCTCCGATGACCTCGGGAGAACGCGTTCAGCGAGCCGAGAAGCTCCTGCAAGATGAGAAGCGGCGTCGTTTTGGACGGGTGCTCGCGCATACGGTAGATCTCGGGGTTCGGGCGGTGTCGCAGGCTTCTCCGACGCGCCTTCTTCACGGTGCTCGCAAGCTGGTCTCGGGCTTGGCGCACTGGAATGATCGCTCCGAACCCGAGGATCGCGCGCTTGCGCTGCTGGCGTTTGAGCAGCGCTTCGGTGAACTCCCAGATGAGGACAACCAGCCCTATCAGCAGTTGCTCCGCAGAGAACGTGCCGAGCGCGCCGAACGGTTGATCAGCGCTGCCGAAACGGCCCTCGAGCAGGGGCGACTCTGGCGGGCGGCCCACTCCGCGCGCCGAGCGCTCAGCTTCGAAGGCAGCGCGGAACGGGCGAAAGAACTGCTGGACCTCGTCGACATGCAGGAAGAAGCTCAGTCTCTTCCTCTGCCCGAGGTGGCTGCGGCCCCGGTCCATATCGAAACCTGGGAGGCGCCCCTGGCGGCGGCGCTGCTGACGGGGAACTTCGAACGCGCCGAAGAGCTGGCCGTCGACCGTCCCGATGCCGAACTGGCGCGTGCGACCGCACGCTATCTGTCCGGAAATCGGAGCGACGCGCTTGCGGATCTCTCCATGCTTGGATCTCGGGAGGATCTGGCAGGTGAGATCGCGCGCGAATGGTTGAACGACCCGCGTTTGAATCCCGAGATAGCTCTCGAGCGGGAACTCAAAGATTACGAGCGTTCCCGGAAACTGGGTTGGGTAGGCGGCTCAGCACTCGCTACCGATGGTATGAGCTTCAGCAATGCGGGTTACGACGCGTGGCGGGATGCGTTGAGCCCCATGAATCTGGCGGTCTCTGCACCGGCGCGCATCTTTCGCGACTGGCGACCCGATGGTAGCGATCTTCGGAACGCGGCCGACGCTTATCTTCAGCTACTCCCGGAGGGATCGCGTTCGGCAGAAGCGCGCGGCTGGCTCGAGACCCTTCCGGCTGATTCGCGCGACGCACAGCGTTCGGAAATCTGGGTCGACGGCCTGCTCGTGCTGCCGAAGGCCGAAACCGATTATCTGCGACAGCTTCCGCGCCCCATCCTCGTGAGTGTCGAGGCTCTCGGTGGCATCGGATTTCATTCGTTGGGTTTCGCATTGGGTGACGCGGATGCGCTCTTGATCGCCGTTCAGGCTCCCCCAAAGTCCGACGAGTTCAAACTGCCTGCAGCGGAGACGTTGGCGCTGATCGGTGAGTTGGCCGATGGCCTCGAGGACCGTTCGCTCGAATCGAAGGACGGAAGCTCGGTTGTGCTCGATGCCTTGCGGCGGCTCGACGTTGCTGTTCATACGGGTATCGTCGTGAGCGTAGAACCGTTCGTGTTCGGTGATGATCGCAACAACGTCTTGGCTCTGCATCGCGCTTTCGGGATGGACTCGGAAAACGCCAGTCCGGTCGGCGAGCATCTCAGTGAGTTCAAGCTCGCACGGGGGCGTCAGGACTTGAAAGTGAGCCACGCCCTGGCCGACAAGGTGGAGTGTCCACTGGAGATGTACTGCATCGCCCGCGCTCGGCGCCTCGACGGCGATGTCTACGCGCGTTTCGACGTCGACGGAGATATCAAACTCGGAGCGCGAACCAGCTTCGCGGATGCGAGTTTCGCGTTTGAAGTGCGCAGCGATGGTGCAGGTGCGAGTGTTTCGCTGCCGGTCACGCGATGGCTCGGAATCGATCGCTGGATTCCTCTGCGGGCCAGCATTGGCATTGGCCTGGATGGAATCTCGATTGGAACCAGACCCGTGGGCGAGTCCTCGGCATCTGCTACCCGCTGAGTTTCTCCTTGCCCTTCGCTTCTTGACCCCGCCGAGGGGCCGATTCCGGTCGATCTGTCGGGCCGTCTAGAGTTCTCCGCGTAGGGCATCCAGGAGAATTCTGACGACCTCGGTTCTCGCGTTCTCTCCCATCAGCCCGATTCTCCATACACTCCCCGCCAGCTTTCCCAGTCCTCCGCCGATCTCGATGCCGTGATCCTGGAGTAGCTTTCGCCGCAATGCGGCTTCGTCGTCCACCGGCGGTATCACGGTGTTGAGCATTGGGAGACGGCAATGGGGATCCACGAGGAAGCGGAAGCCGAGTTCTTCGAGCCCCTCGACCAGGTACTCATGGGCCGCACGATGTCGTGCGAAACGGGCTTCGAGTCCTTCGTCGAGCACGCGTTCGAGTGCGGCGTCGAGCGCGAAGATCATGCTTATGGGTGCGGTGTGGTGATAGACGCGTTCGCCGCCGAAGTAGCGACCGATCAGGCTGAGATCCAGGTACCAGCTCTGCACGGGGCTTCGGCGCCGGTCGATGCGCTCGAGCGCCCGCGGACCGAAGGCGACCGGTGATAGCCCCGGCGGACACGCCAGACACTTCTGGGTACCGGAATACGCGGCGTCGACGCTCCAATCTGTGAAACGAACGTCCATGCCGGTCAGTGACGTCACGCAATCCAGTACCACCAGGGCGCCGGAATCCCGCGCGGCCCGTGCGATCGGTTCGATTTCTTGCGCCACACCGGTCGAAGTCTCTGCGTGTACCAGGCCGATCAGGTCGGGCTTGTGCGAGTGAATGGCATCGATCATGCGTTCGGGAGCGATGTCCAGACCCATCTCCGCTTCGACCCGAATGGGCCGCGCGCCGCAGCGCTCGACGATCGAGACCATGCGCTCTCCGAACACTCCTTGGACGGCGATCAACGCCGAGTCTCCCGGCTCCAGCAGATTGACCAGACAAGCTTCCATGCCGGCGCTGCCGGTGCCCGAAATCGGGAGCGCGAGGCCGGAGTCGCAGCGGAAAACTTCGCGCAGACGCTCCTGCACGCGATCGAGGATGGCGAGAAAGGCCGGGTCAAGGTGGCCGATCATCGGTTGCGCGAGAGCATCGAGTACGGGTTGCGCGACATTGCTCGGACCGGGGCCGAGCAGGAGGCGTTCGGGAAGGGTTGAAGAATTCATCGAGTCAGTATACTCAGGCAGCGTTTTCGTGCTGGAGGAGGGCGGATGGCCGATTGCTTGTTTTGCAAGATTGTTGCGAAGGAGATTCCCGCGACGATCGTTTTCGAGAACGAACGACTCGTCGCTTTCGAGGACATCCATCCGCAGGCGCCCACACACGTCCAGATCATTCCCTGCAAGCACATTGCGTCGACGCTCGAGGTCGAGGATGAGGACAGGGAATTGGTTGGCGAAATGGTTCAGGTGGCTGCACAGCTCGCGCGAGAACGAGGTTTTGCTGACGATGGCTACCGGCTCGCGTTCAATACGAATCCGGCCGCCGGACAGACCGTCTACCACATCCATCTTCATCTTCTGGGCGGTCGCAGCTTTGGCTGGCCGCCCGGGTAAGCGCCGGCTACCCTTATCGGCGTTTTGCTCCGCCTACTCACCATCGCAAGTCTGTGCCTCGTTGCCTTCGCGTGGCTCGAGCCCGCCTGGAACAATGACACCCAAACGCTCTCGATTCGCGTTCGCTCGGTCGCGGAAGTGGGAGTGTGGTTGACCGAGGTCACCGGGCCGATCAGTGAGCGCTATAGCGAGGCCGTCGGTTTGCCCAAGAAATCGGCGCAGCCCCACGTAAGCGCAGCTCCCCGCATCCAGGTGGAGCACGAGGAACTGAGCGATGTCGACCGCAAGCGCCTCGACCGTCTGATCGAGGAGAAGACCCGGGAACCCTAGTCCGTGCTGGGGCGCGAGCGGATCGAGAAACAGGAAGACGGTCAGCTCGCACCGTATGCGCTTCGTTCGCGCGATACTCGCGGCCGCCTCTTTTCCGAGGTACCGCACTCCTACCGAACGGAGTACCAACGGGACCGCGATCGAGTCCTTCATTCGCGAGCTTTCAGGCGTCTGCAGTACAAGACGCAGGTATTGCCGTTTCCGGGTGGCGATCACTTCCGCAATCGTCTCACCCATACACTGGAGGTCTCGCAGATTGCGCGCACAGTGGCGCGTGCGCTGGGCGCCAATGAAGACCTGACCGAAGCAATCGTACTGGCGCACGACATGGGACATCCACCATTCGGCCACGCCGGGGAGCACGTGCTGCACGATCTTGCGCGCGAGCAGGGCGGTTTCGAACACAATCGACAGAGTCTGCGTATCGTCGACTGGATCGAAGTGCGATCAGATCGGTACGCCGGTTTGAACCTCACCTTCGAGGCCCGCTCGGGTCTGCTCAAGCACGGCACGAGTTTTCCCCGCTACTCCCATCCCGTTCCGTTGCCCGAGATCGATCGGCACGCGTCGCTCGAAGCGCAGATTGCCAACCTGGCCGATGAACTCGCCTACCATACGCACGACATCGACGACGGACTTCGCGCCGGTCTGCT contains the following coding sequences:
- a CDS encoding PilT/PilU family type 4a pilus ATPase, with protein sequence MDRERLHRLLSLGFEKGASDIHFQVGYLPLYRFNGELVELKYKVLTADDTEAIARHLIEADPGKVFDGQSEIDLAYEIPNEGRFRVNISRERRAHNIVLRVIPLTIKDFEELNLPSIMLEISTVQRGLVLVTGATGMGKSTTLAAMLQEINRRRKCKIVTIEDPVEFIFRHEKAIITQREIKTDTASFPDALHSALRQDPDVIMVGEIRDAETVDTALKAAETGHAVFSSIHTNDVLTTLRRVSSFFPPEEQQQVRERLADNIQAIISLRLLPDKRGTGRVPAVEIMRTTRSIRECMRDPNRAVEIHDLIEKGQSDMQMQTFDQHLLQLYQANKVRLETARDAASNPQDFATKLALEGDSSFDEAVEIGDENRF
- a CDS encoding alanine--glyoxylate aminotransferase family protein yields the protein MNSSTLPERLLLGPGPSNVAQPVLDALAQPMIGHLDPAFLAILDRVQERLREVFRCDSGLALPISGTGSAGMEACLVNLLEPGDSALIAVQGVFGERMVSIVERCGARPIRVEAEMGLDIAPERMIDAIHSHKPDLIGLVHAETSTGVAQEIEPIARAARDSGALVVLDCVTSLTGMDVRFTDWSVDAAYSGTQKCLACPPGLSPVAFGPRALERIDRRRSPVQSWYLDLSLIGRYFGGERVYHHTAPISMIFALDAALERVLDEGLEARFARHRAAHEYLVEGLEELGFRFLVDPHCRLPMLNTVIPPVDDEAALRRKLLQDHGIEIGGGLGKLAGSVWRIGLMGENARTEVVRILLDALRGEL
- a CDS encoding histidine triad nucleotide-binding protein, with amino-acid sequence MADCLFCKIVAKEIPATIVFENERLVAFEDIHPQAPTHVQIIPCKHIASTLEVEDEDRELVGEMVQVAAQLARERGFADDGYRLAFNTNPAAGQTVYHIHLHLLGGRSFGWPPG
- a CDS encoding deoxyguanosinetriphosphate triphosphohydrolase, which codes for MLGRERIEKQEDGQLAPYALRSRDTRGRLFSEVPHSYRTEYQRDRDRVLHSRAFRRLQYKTQVLPFPGGDHFRNRLTHTLEVSQIARTVARALGANEDLTEAIVLAHDMGHPPFGHAGEHVLHDLAREQGGFEHNRQSLRIVDWIEVRSDRYAGLNLTFEARSGLLKHGTSFPRYSHPVPLPEIDRHASLEAQIANLADELAYHTHDIDDGLRAGLLDWERLSELSLWRRALACAEEEGARDRRVLRTRATVSLIDILATDLIETTSAELEDCEIRTPEEVRVCERPLVGFSSAVRKETRDAARHLTEHFYRHPKVIEMADRAGGILRGLWSAYGSEPERLPFQVRERIGQEPIERAIADYISGMTDRFALDEYRKLHGSG